A genome region from Paralichthys olivaceus isolate ysfri-2021 chromosome 6, ASM2471397v2, whole genome shotgun sequence includes the following:
- the nsun5 gene encoding 28S rRNA (cytosine-C(5))-methyltransferase, with product MALYVKAAEILEKAEKKQGALKTLVYDSKFSNIKQLFALVCETQKFTSVLQELIESTKLLKQTRLRPHLALVLVYDLLMGQGLKCGGSWKVTMMKHRSRLQAALARMKVKKKVSRNEDLLPAGVQQPAGDHLPRYVRVNTLKTTVEDVVDYLKRDGFTYQGRASRLEDLTLKPKHFVRDMHLPELVVLAPKSDFHDHFLYKTGHIILQDKASCLPAYLLNPPPGCHVLDACAAPGNKTSHLAAIMKNKGKLFAFDLDAKRLATMSTLLLRAGVTCQQLANQDFLKVDTEAAQYKDVEYILLDPSCSGSGMVCLRDSTSADQEKDQARLASLASFQLRCLNHALRFPRLKRLVYSTCSIHSQENEDVIRSCLQQNPSFRLVPLLAQWPERGLEPFTQCLRASTATTRTHGFFVALLEKHSEAANINQEAVQFSSPEATTTHSPPPCEERPEDSESEDEQTPAADVTPCAQTDSTPSKKRKRTKKKKKKTAAAAVVAE from the exons ATGGCTCTGTACGTGAAAGCCGCAGAGATCCTGGAGAAGGCGGAGAAGAAGCAGGGCGCTTTGAAAACTCTGGTGTACGACAGTAAGTTCTCCAACATCAAGCAGCTGTTCGCTCTGGTGTGCGAGACCCAGAAGTTTACCTCCGTCCTGCAGGAGCTCATCGAGTCCACCAAGCTGCTGAAGCAGACCCGGCTGAGGCCGCACCTGGCCCTGGTGCTGGTGTACGACCTGCTGATGGGACAGGGCCTGAAGTGCGGCGGCTCCTGGAAGGTGACCATGATGAAGCACCGCTCCAGGCTGCAGGCGGCGCTGGCCCGCAtgaaggtgaagaagaaggtCAGCAGGAACGAAGACCTGCTCCCGGCCGGTGTCCAGCAGCCCGCCGGGGACCACCTGCCCAGGTACGTGCGTGTGAACACCCTGAAGACCACCGTGGAGGACGTTGTGGACTACCTGAAGAGGGATGGCTTCACCTACCAGGGACGCGCCTCCAGGCTGGAGGACCTCACCCTGAAGCCTAAACACTTTGTGAGGGACATGCACCTTCCAGAGCTTGTGGTCCTCGCTCCTAAATCTGACTTCCATGACCACTTCCTGTACAAGACCGGGCACATCATCCTGCAGGACAAAGCCAGCTGCCTCCCCGCCTATCTCCTCAACCCTCCACCTGGCTGCCATGTCCTAGATGCCTGTGCTGCCCCCGGCAACAAGACCAGCCACCTGGCCGCCATCATGAAGAACAAGGGCAAGCTGTTTGCTTTTGATCTGGACGCCAAGCGACTGGCCACCATGTCGACTCTCCTGCTCCGAGCCGGGGTCACCTGTCAACAGCTGGCAAACCAGGACTTCCTGAAGGTGGACACTGAGGCCGCGCAGTATAAAGATGTTGAGTACATCCTGCTGGATCCCTCCTGCAGTGGATCAG GTATGGTGTGCCTCCGGGACAGCACCTCTGCCGACCAGGAGAAGGATCAGGCTCGCCTGGCCTCCTTGGCCTCCTTCCAGCTGCGGTGCCTGAACCACGCTCTCAGGTTCCCCCGCCTGAAACGCCTGGTCTACTCCACCTGCTCCATCCACAGCCAGGAGAATGAGGACGTCATAAGATCCTGTCTGCAGCAGAACCCCAGCTTCAG gTTGGTTCCTCTGTTGGCTCAGTGGCCTGAACGAGGCCTGGAGCCCTTTACTCAGTGTCTGCGTGCCAGCACCGCCACAACCCGCACACATGGCTTTTTTGTGGCGCTGCTGGAGAAACACAGTGAGGCTGCGAATATAAATCAGGAAGCTGTTCAGTTCAG CAGCCCTGAGGCAACAACTACACACAGTCCACCACCCTGTGAGGAGAGACCAGAAGATTCAGAATCAGAGGACGAACAGACACCTGCAGCAGACGTGACGCCCTGCGCACAGACTGACAGTACACCAagcaagaagaggaagaggacgaagaagaagaagaagaagacggccgcagcagcagtggtggcagagtga